Proteins encoded within one genomic window of Paenarthrobacter sp. JL.01a:
- a CDS encoding PadR family transcriptional regulator: MSIRHSLLALLQDQPRYGYELRVEFEDRTGAAWPLNIGQVYTTLDRLERDGLVSKDGDDGGGHVIYSITDAGVEEVGAWFAGAVDRGNPPRNEIAIKLALAVTMPGVDAAAVIQSQREVSVKALQEHTQARKAVSANQRASDTAFLLVLDSLVFQAEAEVRWLDLCEARMVQSLGKGGSSSAGAN; the protein is encoded by the coding sequence ATGTCGATCCGGCACAGTCTGCTGGCCCTGCTCCAGGACCAGCCCAGGTACGGCTATGAGTTGCGCGTGGAATTCGAGGACCGGACAGGTGCCGCCTGGCCGTTGAACATCGGCCAGGTGTACACGACGCTCGATCGGCTGGAGCGCGACGGCCTGGTCAGCAAAGACGGCGACGACGGCGGTGGCCACGTCATCTACAGCATCACTGACGCCGGGGTTGAGGAAGTCGGGGCCTGGTTTGCCGGTGCTGTTGACCGGGGGAATCCGCCCCGGAACGAGATCGCCATCAAGCTGGCGCTCGCCGTGACCATGCCCGGAGTGGATGCCGCCGCCGTCATCCAGTCCCAGCGCGAGGTGTCCGTCAAGGCGCTCCAGGAGCACACCCAGGCGCGTAAGGCAGTCTCAGCCAACCAGCGTGCTTCGGACACTGCCTTTCTGCTGGTGCTCGATTCCCTGGTCTTCCAAGCAGAGGCCGAGGTCCGGTGGCTGGACCTCTGCGAAGCGAGGATGGTGCAGAGCCTGGGGAAGGGCGGATCAAGCAGCGCCGGGGCGAACTGA
- a CDS encoding NAD(P)H-quinone oxidoreductase yields the protein MKAVYISEPGGPEVLEVREVPSPVPGEGEVLIDVVAAGLNRADVQQRRGFYPPPPGASDIPGLEVSGRIAAFGPGVTKAFSVGDKVVALLSGGGYAQQVAVPAEQVLRVPEGVDLITAAALPEVAATVYSNLIMTAQLQPGETVLIHGATGGIGTLAIQLAKAYGATVATTAGTDEKVGTAKAFLGADIAINYAEENFVESLRAQNGGKGADVILDVVGAKYLQQNVDALAEYGRLIIIGLQGGTTAEINLGQLLSKRAAVIGTALRPRSVAEKGIIMTAVRESVWPMVTDGRITPLVAKSFPLDQVREAHEYFDSGEHVGKVLLLL from the coding sequence ATGAAAGCCGTCTACATTTCAGAGCCGGGCGGGCCCGAAGTCCTTGAGGTCCGAGAGGTCCCTTCCCCGGTGCCGGGCGAGGGCGAGGTGCTGATCGACGTCGTCGCTGCAGGCCTGAACCGCGCGGACGTCCAGCAGCGCCGCGGCTTCTATCCGCCACCGCCGGGAGCTTCGGACATTCCGGGGCTTGAAGTATCGGGCCGCATCGCGGCCTTCGGCCCCGGTGTCACCAAGGCCTTCTCCGTGGGCGACAAGGTAGTGGCACTTCTCTCGGGCGGCGGCTACGCCCAGCAGGTGGCCGTGCCCGCTGAACAGGTACTGCGCGTCCCCGAGGGCGTGGACCTGATCACCGCCGCGGCCCTCCCCGAAGTGGCCGCCACGGTCTACTCGAACCTGATCATGACGGCCCAACTGCAGCCCGGCGAGACGGTGCTCATCCACGGCGCCACGGGCGGCATCGGCACCTTGGCCATCCAGCTGGCCAAGGCTTATGGTGCAACTGTGGCAACGACGGCCGGGACCGACGAGAAAGTCGGCACGGCCAAGGCGTTCCTGGGCGCCGACATCGCCATCAACTACGCCGAGGAAAACTTCGTTGAAAGCCTCAGGGCACAAAACGGCGGCAAAGGCGCCGACGTCATCCTCGACGTCGTGGGTGCAAAGTACCTGCAACAGAACGTCGATGCGCTCGCGGAGTACGGCCGGCTGATCATCATCGGCCTGCAGGGCGGCACCACGGCGGAAATCAACCTCGGCCAGCTCCTCAGCAAGCGCGCTGCCGTCATTGGCACCGCCCTCCGGCCGCGGTCGGTTGCCGAGAAGGGCATCATCATGACGGCGGTGCGCGAGTCCGTGTGGCCCATGGTCACTGACGGCCGGATCACGCCGCTGGTTGCCAAGTCGTTCCCCCTGGACCAGGTCCGGGAGGCCCACGAGTACTTCGACTCGGGGGAGCACGTGGGCAAGGTCCTGCTGCTCCTCTGA
- a CDS encoding VOC family protein — MPTPDITAGSPCWIDLMTSDTERAKAFYNALFGWTYETGDEEKYGGYITASKDGKLVAGIMQKQADMGAMPDLWSTYLRTDDIKATTEAAATNGGQVYMEPMEVPEQGSMAMYGDSSGASIGAWQFGEMKGFEVAAEPGSPAWHELLSKDYDSAVAFYQKVFGWETDVMSDTPEFRYTTLGSGENAKAGIMDASGFLPEEVPSMWSVYFAVADTDATVEQATALGATVMQPAEDTPFGRLATLSDPTGAVFKVIQDQGQTA, encoded by the coding sequence ATGCCTACGCCCGATATCACTGCCGGTTCGCCGTGTTGGATCGACCTGATGACCTCCGATACAGAGAGGGCGAAGGCCTTCTACAACGCACTGTTTGGCTGGACCTATGAGACCGGAGACGAAGAGAAGTACGGCGGCTACATCACCGCGTCCAAGGACGGGAAGCTCGTAGCCGGGATCATGCAGAAACAGGCCGACATGGGTGCCATGCCGGATCTGTGGTCCACCTACCTGCGCACCGACGACATCAAGGCGACCACCGAAGCCGCAGCGACCAATGGGGGCCAGGTGTACATGGAACCGATGGAGGTTCCTGAGCAGGGCAGCATGGCGATGTACGGGGACTCTTCCGGCGCCTCGATCGGGGCGTGGCAGTTCGGGGAGATGAAGGGCTTCGAGGTCGCCGCCGAACCGGGTTCGCCTGCATGGCACGAGCTTCTGTCCAAGGACTACGACTCCGCCGTGGCGTTCTACCAGAAGGTGTTCGGCTGGGAAACGGATGTCATGAGCGACACCCCGGAGTTCAGGTACACCACCTTGGGGTCCGGGGAGAACGCGAAGGCAGGCATCATGGACGCCTCCGGCTTCCTGCCCGAAGAGGTTCCCTCCATGTGGAGCGTGTACTTCGCCGTTGCGGACACCGACGCCACCGTGGAGCAGGCAACAGCCCTCGGCGCCACCGTGATGCAGCCTGCGGAGGACACCCCCTTCGGCAGGTTGGCCACGTTGTCCGATCCCACGGGTGCCGTTTTCAAGGTGATCCAGGATCAGGGCCAGACGGCCTAG
- a CDS encoding septum formation family protein yields the protein MLHLSKTFRAAAVLTMASLALAGCSLISSGDAKRDESGKPTESSKADAFKVKLGDCIANPDTEEVVDVTIIPCDQSHDLEAYAVTKLDTSAFPGTTEVGTKAEEFCGAQFASFVGVPFEESALDVTFLHPTSDSWKTGDREIVCLIGAAAGAATTGTLKGAAK from the coding sequence ATGCTCCACCTTTCAAAGACCTTCAGGGCTGCTGCCGTATTGACCATGGCATCGCTGGCGCTGGCTGGATGTTCGCTCATCAGCAGTGGGGATGCCAAGCGGGATGAATCCGGCAAACCGACGGAATCGTCCAAAGCTGACGCCTTCAAAGTGAAACTGGGTGACTGCATCGCCAACCCTGATACCGAGGAAGTTGTGGACGTCACCATCATTCCGTGCGATCAGAGCCACGACCTTGAGGCCTACGCCGTTACCAAGCTCGACACTTCCGCGTTCCCCGGGACCACCGAGGTGGGAACCAAAGCAGAAGAGTTCTGTGGCGCGCAGTTTGCCTCGTTCGTCGGAGTGCCCTTCGAAGAGTCCGCCCTCGACGTGACTTTCCTCCACCCCACCAGCGATTCCTGGAAGACCGGCGATCGTGAGATTGTCTGCCTGATCGGCGCCGCTGCCGGGGCCGCAACCACCGGCACCCTCAAGGGCGCCGCCAAGTAG